From the Patescibacteria group bacterium genome, one window contains:
- a CDS encoding gluconeogenesis factor YvcK family protein, producing MAKRKNRKSVVAMGGGTGTYAVLTALKKYPELDLKAVVAMTDDGGSTGVLRDELGVLPPGDIRQCLVALSEAPETVRELLNYRFDNGSLKGHSFGNLFLSALEKVSGSFEKGIAEISKIIRIKGEVIPVVLNSVKLAMVLKNGTVLEGERNITPSEFIQPIGIKKYYLKPKAKINPKAQKATLNAKAIIIGPGNLYTSIIPLFLVDGLKQTLKQSKAKKILIINLITKFGQTDNFSIFDFVAEIEKFLGKGIIDLAVFNTQEPQDQLIKRYFRLEKSKPIVFRLQKSNLPEKARPLSKNRFVFNQIEFIGGNLIGNNIAEQSESDHLIKRNLIRHDYKKLGKFLSELIFSLD from the coding sequence ATGGCTAAGCGAAAAAACAGAAAATCTGTTGTGGCGATGGGCGGTGGCACCGGCACTTATGCGGTTTTAACTGCTTTGAAAAAATATCCAGAACTGGATTTAAAAGCAGTTGTGGCAATGACTGATGATGGCGGTTCAACCGGAGTTTTGCGAGATGAGTTGGGGGTTCTGCCGCCCGGAGATATTCGCCAGTGTTTAGTGGCCTTGTCAGAAGCGCCGGAAACGGTCCGGGAGCTTTTAAATTATCGTTTTGATAACGGTTCTTTAAAGGGTCACAGCTTTGGCAATCTGTTTTTAAGCGCCTTGGAAAAGGTTAGCGGTTCGTTTGAAAAAGGCATTGCCGAGATTAGCAAAATTATCAGAATTAAAGGCGAGGTGATCCCGGTAGTTTTGAATAGCGTTAAATTGGCAATGGTTTTAAAGAATGGGACAGTGCTTGAAGGCGAGAGAAATATTACCCCGTCAGAGTTTATCCAGCCAATCGGGATTAAAAAATATTATCTTAAGCCAAAGGCGAAGATTAATCCGAAAGCCCAAAAGGCAACCTTAAACGCTAAAGCAATCATTATTGGCCCGGGCAACCTCTATACCAGCATTATTCCTTTGTTTTTAGTTGATGGCCTAAAGCAAACTTTAAAACAGTCAAAAGCGAAGAAGATTTTAATCATCAATTTAATCACTAAGTTTGGTCAGACAGACAACTTCTCTATTTTTGATTTTGTTGCCGAGATAGAGAAATTTCTTGGCAAAGGGATAATAGATTTGGCTGTTTTTAACACTCAAGAGCCGCAAGACCAGCTGATAAAAAGATATTTTCGTTTGGAAAAATCAAAGCCAATAGTTTTCAGGCTCCAAAAATCTAATCTGCCGGAAAAAGCAAGACCGCTCTCCAAAAACAGATTTGTCTTTAATCAGATCGAGTTCATTGGGGGGAATCTTATTGGCAACAATATTGCTGAACAAAGTGAGTCAGACCATTTGATTAAAAGAAACTTAATCCGCCATGACTATAAAAAACTGGGCAAGTTCTTATCCGAACTGATCTTTTCTTTAGACTGA
- the glmS gene encoding glutamine--fructose-6-phosphate transaminase (isomerizing), protein GYLGKNQALPIVIKGLKKLEYRGYDSFGFAVFDKEKNYLYLKKTTKRIKDFEKNIDFKQKGKVAISQTRWATHGGVSNKNAHPHLDCAKNIFVVHNGIIENFEEIKKFLLKKNHQFRSETDTEVIPHLIEEYLNQGIDYESAVLKTLNDLRGSFALVIFNKAEPEKLIGARISSPLVLGVGKDEYIFASDPNAINSWARKAVFLDDGELVVVSPRAYKIKNFLNNKKINKKAQAINFTAIDEGKSGFEHFMLKEIKQEPEAVKNTLRGRILRDKTNVKLGGLEQYRNELKKIEKIFIVACGTAYYAGLVGKYLIQELAGIDVEVEAASEFRYAKFIHPKNSLVIAISQSGETADTLEAVKLAKRDGVLTMGIVNVVGSSLSRLVDFGVYTYAGPEYAVASTKAFVSQIAALVLVGVFLARQRKMSSVQAKIILKELASLPEKINQIFEQEKTIRALAKKYAKYKNFLYLGRKYHWPISLEGALKLKEIAYVHSEAYPAGEMKHGPIALIDKNFPTVVLAPRDSVYEKIISNLQEIKARHGKIIVLTTAGNKELAKKAEAVIYLPKTLELLQPILTVVPLHLFAYYFAKELKKDIDRPRNLAKSVTVE, encoded by the coding sequence TTGGTTATCTGGGCAAAAACCAAGCTTTGCCAATAGTGATTAAGGGCTTGAAAAAGCTTGAATATCGGGGCTATGATTCGTTTGGTTTTGCCGTGTTTGATAAAGAAAAAAATTATCTTTATCTTAAAAAAACAACCAAACGGATTAAGGATTTTGAGAAAAATATAGATTTTAAGCAAAAAGGCAAAGTGGCAATCTCGCAGACAAGATGGGCAACCCATGGTGGAGTTTCAAACAAAAACGCCCATCCGCATCTTGATTGCGCTAAAAATATCTTTGTTGTTCATAACGGCATTATTGAAAACTTTGAAGAGATAAAAAAATTTTTGCTTAAGAAGAACCATCAGTTTAGGTCTGAAACCGATACCGAAGTCATCCCTCATTTAATTGAAGAATATCTAAACCAAGGCATCGATTATGAATCAGCGGTTTTAAAAACCCTGAACGACCTTCGGGGCAGTTTTGCTTTGGTAATTTTTAACAAAGCCGAACCGGAAAAATTAATCGGGGCAAGGATTTCCAGCCCGTTGGTTTTAGGTGTAGGCAAGGATGAATATATTTTTGCTTCAGATCCTAATGCGATTAATTCTTGGGCAAGAAAAGCGGTCTTTTTAGACGACGGCGAGCTTGTTGTTGTCAGCCCGAGAGCTTATAAGATCAAAAACTTTTTAAACAATAAAAAAATAAATAAAAAAGCTCAAGCAATTAATTTTACCGCTATTGATGAAGGCAAGTCTGGTTTTGAGCATTTTATGCTCAAGGAGATTAAGCAAGAGCCAGAAGCAGTGAAAAATACTTTAAGGGGCAGGATTCTAAGAGATAAAACCAATGTTAAACTTGGCGGCTTAGAGCAGTACAGAAACGAACTAAAGAAAATAGAGAAAATTTTTATTGTTGCTTGCGGCACGGCTTATTATGCGGGTTTAGTTGGCAAATATCTGATTCAGGAGCTGGCCGGAATAGATGTTGAGGTTGAGGCAGCTTCAGAGTTTCGTTATGCCAAATTTATTCATCCGAAAAACAGCTTGGTAATTGCTATTTCTCAATCAGGAGAAACCGCAGATACCCTTGAAGCAGTCAAGTTGGCTAAAAGAGACGGGGTTTTAACTATGGGAATTGTTAATGTGGTTGGTTCAAGCTTGTCCCGGTTAGTTGACTTTGGCGTTTATACTTATGCTGGGCCAGAATATGCTGTAGCTTCAACCAAAGCTTTTGTTTCTCAAATTGCCGCCTTGGTTTTGGTTGGCGTATTTTTAGCCCGGCAGAGAAAGATGTCTTCTGTCCAGGCAAAGATTATCTTAAAAGAGTTAGCGAGTCTGCCGGAGAAAATTAACCAGATTTTCGAACAGGAAAAAACAATTAGGGCTTTGGCGAAAAAATATGCCAAATATAAGAACTTCCTTTATCTGGGGCGGAAATATCATTGGCCAATTAGTTTGGAGGGCGCCTTAAAGCTTAAAGAGATTGCTTATGTTCATTCAGAAGCCTACCCGGCCGGAGAGATGAAACACGGCCCGATTGCTTTGATTGATAAAAATTTTCCTACAGTGGTTTTGGCGCCTAGAGACAGTGTTTATGAAAAGATTATCTCCAATCTTCAGGAAATAAAAGCCCGTCACGGGAAAATTATTGTCCTGACAACAGCAGGCAATAAAGAGTTGGCGAAAAAAGCAGAAGCAGTGATTTATCTACCTAAGACTTTAGAATTGCTTCAACCAATCTTAACTGTGGTGCCTCTGCATCTGTTCGCTTATTATTTTGCCAAAGAATTAAAAAAAGATATTGACCGGCCAAGAAATTTAGCTAAATCAGTAACCGTAGAATAA
- the uppS gene encoding polyprenyl diphosphate synthase, which yields METNLPKHIAFILDGNRRWAKKRGLASYLGHQQGAETLKKLIETADQLGIAYLTFWGGSVSNLTERPKNETKKLLGIYEQYFKKLSAKKELKEKDIRVRILGNWRKYLPENLQTIFSEINKKTKNHQTYQLTFLIAYDGREEMKDCLSQIANSKLKNKSLKITKQLIQKNLWTGELPEVDLVIRTGIKQDPHWSAGFMMWHCANSQFYFTKTLWPDFSVRELKKAIRSYQKTERRLGK from the coding sequence ATGGAAACGAATTTGCCTAAGCACATTGCTTTTATTTTAGACGGAAATCGGCGCTGGGCCAAGAAAAGGGGATTGGCTTCTTATCTGGGCCATCAGCAAGGCGCGGAGACTTTAAAAAAACTGATTGAAACAGCCGATCAGCTTGGAATTGCTTATTTAACTTTTTGGGGCGGGTCAGTCAGCAATTTAACCGAACGCCCGAAAAACGAAACCAAAAAGCTTTTGGGCATTTACGAACAATACTTTAAAAAACTTTCAGCAAAAAAAGAACTTAAAGAAAAAGATATTCGGGTAAGGATTTTGGGCAACTGGAGAAAATATCTGCCCGAAAATCTGCAGACTATATTTTCCGAGATTAATAAAAAAACAAAAAATCATCAGACTTATCAGCTGACTTTTCTGATTGCTTATGACGGCAGAGAAGAGATGAAAGATTGTCTATCGCAAATAGCTAATAGTAAATTGAAAAATAAAAGCTTAAAAATAACCAAACAATTAATTCAGAAAAATCTCTGGACCGGGGAACTGCCCGAGGTTGATTTGGTAATCAGAACAGGAATTAAACAGGACCCGCATTGGTCAGCTGGATTTATGATGTGGCATTGTGCTAATTCCCAGTTTTATTTCACCAAAACTTTGTGGCCAGATTTTTCAGTCAGAGAGCTTAAAAAAGCAATTAGAAGTTATCAAAAAACTGAAAGGCGATTGGGCAAATAA